A genome region from Penicillium psychrofluorescens genome assembly, chromosome: 3 includes the following:
- a CDS encoding uncharacterized protein (ID:PFLUO_004301-T1.cds;~source:funannotate), with product MWDSTVGDLHKAGFSTLRFDHIGHNKTTFATREAATREYHFDDVIRHIHELIQQLAPGQTPFGFVGCSIGGVLAIRYAQMYPGALTKVMSCDAPGMTTMEIAKPLWKARISQFQNEGVDNLAKATVERWFPEPCREEVRSGMLEQTRTCTFEGYRACAIAVMNYDYFAELKRIEKEQVLVLAGANDTSIGPREILVNVANAIPDAKYILMEDVGHIPPSHDPSGFNKIMLEFLESKE from the coding sequence ATGTGGGATTCAACTGTTGGTGATCTTCATAAGGCCGGCTTTAGCACCTTGCGATTCGATCATATCGGACACAACAAGACAACTTTCGCTACCCGGGAGGCTGCGACGCGAGAATACCACTTCGACGATGTCATCAGACACATTCATGAGCTTATCCAACAACTGGCGCCAGGGCAGACACCCTTTGGATTCGTCGGCTGCAGCATTGGCGGAGTACTCGCAATTCGCTACGCACAAATGTACCCCGGAGCCTTGACCAAGGTTATGTCGTGTGATGCACCGGGGATGACGACTATGGAGATAGCAAAGCCTCTATGGAAAGCACGAATCTCTCAGTTTCAGAATGAGGGTGTGGATAATCTGGCAAAAGCTACTGTCGAACGATGGTTTCCGGAACCATGTCGTGAAGAAGTCCGCTCCGGAATGCTGGAACAAACTCGAACATGCACATTTGAGGGTTATCGAGCCTGTGCTATCGCGGTCATGAATTATGACTACTTCGCCGAGCTGAAGCGAATTGAGAAGGAGCAAGTCCTGGTACTTGCTGGAGCAAACGATACATCGATCGGGCCCCGTGAAATCCTAGTCAATGTCGCCAACGCAATCCCGGACGCCAAATATATCCTGATGGAAGATGTCGGCCATATCCCTCCCTCTCACGACCCCAGCGGCTTCAATAAGATCATGTTAGAGTTTTTGGAGTCCAAGGAGTAA
- a CDS encoding uncharacterized protein (ID:PFLUO_004300-T1.cds;~source:funannotate), translating into MNSSKSLRRVPDQLRKRAAISCDFCKVRRRKCVRSTGQQSPCKLCLEHNVECTSTIPRKPRSHFPGREDSSQTSRIRALEHLVNNLFPEVNTNNTEEILQLSQEIEHGNRPNSHGQRDSRREVLEAKNVFNTNTEARSDTAELQNSITYEESQSVPTDEQTRISSTTSFYERMLQSPSGTLSYFGSSSSMAYVRKMRELLAAEAYERSNLSSNESLRHTFIRDQYARTMGEDRGIVPELPGIDYIQLESQRPSEQGAARLLKLLEALPSKEETDDLVEFFFTQVHINVALFHRPTFQAVLDRIRSSDTQTIDVGWAVCFRLAIAFGCEWRLSTLSQVDNSDWERLTSLRRKLVNDSFMEISHLMLSGTLQAVTAFTLLSVYMNFANERNASWVLSGCAVRMAISLGLHRGEKAVHRSEIYLLPLEKELRKQIWCSLYIFEQYASAFLGRPSALEDVEIIFDLPNESILDQGFHWPPGYLQHDVTLARIVGKIREAQMDQSLSLSNDLQGLPNISTCHQLLHELDNWKKNLPGFLDFDERNLDHVYPSHLRQILMIHVRYQYARIMLSRPFLLKALYISHGLNADVTTNAKILNYKDVCFQGALDCWKVIHCLWKRGRYNANLWLDGVFAYQCNLILSLYLLDTSKTSDPSQLREIHEMVKQIQQILHKGPGNRTMRRLIQISRDFSEIVCPSFPSAALRENIKKSKQFEETRVRQSQFPNDTNDSLDVFSSMPQMQDFNPSVLNNWESTMDSNLFHGDFMGESFLFDPLADLAFDPEPQME; encoded by the coding sequence ATGAATTCGAGCAAATCCCTGCGTCGTGTTCCTGACCAGTTGAGGAAACGCGCGGCAATTAGCTGTGATTTCTGCAAGGTCCGCCGTCGGAAATGTGTCCGGAGTACAGGACAGCAGAGCCCTTGCAAGCTGTGCCTCGAGCATAATGTCGAGTGCACTTCCACGATTCCCCGCAAGCCTCGCAGCCATTTTCCAGGACGCGAAGACAGCTCACAAACGTCACGCATTCGGGCACTGGAGCATCTAGTCAACAATTTATTCCCAGAAGTCAATACAAACAATACGGAAGAAATTCTTCAGCTATCCCAAGAAATTGAACATGGCAACAGACCAAACTCTCACGGCCAGCGTGATTCGCGACGAGAAGTCCTTGAAGCTAAAAATGTCTTCAATACAAATACAGAAGCCCGCAGTGATACTGCCGAACTGCAAAATTCCATCACTTATGAAGAAAGCCAATCTGTCCCGACAGATGAACAGACACGAATCTCATCTACTACAAGTTTCTATGAGCGCATGCTACAGAGCCCTTCCGGAACCCTCTCATATTTCGgatcatccagctcaatGGCGTATGTCCGCAAAATGCGGGAACTGTTGGCAGCAGAGGCGTATGAGAGATCTAATCTGAGCTCAAATGAGAGCCTTCGCCACACCTTCATCAGAGATCAATATGCTCGCACCATGGGGGAGGATCGAGGCATTGTTCCGGAATTGCCTGGAATTGATTACATCCAACTTGAAAGCCAGAGGCCATCTGAGCAGGGCGCTGCTCGGCTTCTTAAGCTACTGGAAGCTCTTCCCtcaaaagaagaaaccgaTGACCTCGTGGAATTCTTTTTTACCCAAGTGCACATAAATGTTGCACTATTCCACCGACCGACATTTCAGGCTGTTTTGGACCGAATCAGATCCTCAGACACCCAAACAATCGATGTCGGATGGGCTGTATGTTTTAGATTGGCCATCGCGTTTGGCTGCGAGTGGCGCCTGTCAACTTTGAGCCAAGTGGACAACTCGGACTGGGAGAGATTGACCTCGCTGAGGAGAAAACTCGTGAATGATTCTTTCATGGAGATTTCTCATCTCATGCTTTCCGGCACTCTTCAGGCTGTCACCGCGTTCACGCTTCTCTCCGTCTACATGAACTTTGCCAACGAGAGGAACGCTTCTTGGGTCCTAAGTGGTTGCGCTGTCAGGATGGCTATTAGTCTAGGACTCCATCGAGGTGAGAAAGCGGTGCACCGTTCAGAAATCTATCTTCTCCCTCTCGAAAAAGAGCTGCGCAAACAGATATGGTGTTCTCTTTACATCTTTGAGCAGTATGCCAGTGCTTTCCTCGGGCGGCCTAGTGCCTTGGAAGATGTGGAAATCATCTTTGACCTTCCCAATGAATCGATTTTGGATCAAGGGTTTCATTGGCCACCAGGATACCTTCAGCATGATGTCACGTTGGCACGGATAGTTGGCAAAATTCGCGAGGCCCAGATGGATCAGAGTTTGAGTCTGTCGAATGATTTGCAAGGTCTGCCCAATATAAGCACATGTCATCAACTGCTCCATGAGCTCGACAACTGGAAAAAAAACCTGCCCGGTTTTCTTGATTTTGATGAAAGAAACCTGGACCATGTTTATCCAAGCCATTTGCGACAAATACTCATGATACATGTGCGGTACCAATATGCAAGAATCATGCTTTCCAGGCCATTTCTTCTCAAGGCCCTGTACATTTCTCATGGTCTAAACGCTGATGTCACGACTAATGCAAAGATTCTGAATTACAAGGACGTGTGCTTTCAAGGGGCTCTAGACTGTTGGAAAGTCATCCACTGTCTCTGGAAGAGGGGCCGCTACAACGCCAACCTCTGGCTCGATGGGGTGTTTGCATATCAATGCAATTTAATTCTCTCTCTGTATCTGCTGGATACTTCAAAAACATCGGATCCTTCGCAACTGCGGGAGATCCACGAGATGGTCAagcagatccagcagatATTACACAAAGGACCTGGCAATAGGACCATGAGGCGGTTGATACAAATATCGCGAGACTTCTCAGAGATCGTTtgcccttcttttcccaGCGCTGCGCTAAGAGAAAACATCAAAAAATCCAAACAATTCGAGGAGACACGGGTACGCCAGTCTCAGTTTCCAAACGATACAAATGATTCTTTGGATGTCTTTTCAAGCATGCCGCAAATGCAAGATTTTAATCCTTCGGTCTTGAATAACTGGGAAAGCACTATGGATTCAAATTTGTTCCATGGGGATTTCATGGGCGAAAGCTTTCTATTTGACCCGTTGGCTGACCTTGCCTTTGATCCTGAGCCACAGATGGAATGA
- a CDS encoding uncharacterized protein (ID:PFLUO_004299-T1.cds;~source:funannotate): MTNQLKIELLQAEVDENDQSIFRLLVDGVSIKYIVVEPGIYSAEDMCFGPSLVFLLPEFPSGDWNDGLVSRDANDGRPYFAHVNLTEFPSVRNTWHGTYVDYLELSIGQKLRTGIYEVKCSLFDDIVVAKFARFPWEVQYIENETTAYQWISGHSIGPRFLGHMTENGRVIGFLIERIHDARHAGIQDIEACEEVLSRLHDLRIQHGDVNRFNFLIRDSKAILIDFDTAQKCDNQELLLLEFENLDARLQDESGRGGGGLL, encoded by the coding sequence ATGACCAACCAACTAAAAATTGAATTACTCCAAGCCGAGGTCGACGAAAACGACCAAAGCATTTTCcgtctcctcgtcgacggtGTCTCTATTAAATACATCGTCGTGGAGCCTGGCATCTATAGTGCCGAAGATATGTGTTTTGGTCCTTCACTGGTCTTCCTCCTGCCAGAATTTCCCTCTGGAGACTGGAACGATGGACTAGTTTCTAGAGACGCAAACGACGGCCGACCTTATTTTGCACATGTCAATCTAACCGAGTTCCCTAGCGTTAGAAATACTTGGCATGGAACCTATGTTGACTACCTGGAGCTTTCGATTGGACAGAAATTACGAACAGGTATTTATGAAGTCAAATGCTCATTGTTCGATGATATCGTTGTCGCCAAATTTGCTCGTTTCCCCTGGGAGGTCCAATACATTGAGAACGAAACGACAGCATACCAATGGATATCCGGCCACAGCATCGGACCCCGATTCCTCGGCCACATGACCGAAAACGGTCGGGTGATTGGGTTCTTAATTGAGCGTATACATGATGCACGGCACGCTGGCATCCAGGACATCGAGGCCTGTGAGGAGGTATTGTCTCGACTACATGACTTACGAATCCAACATGGTGATGTAAATCGATTCAATTTCCTCATTCGTGATTCGAAGGCTATTTTGATCGATTTCGACACGGCTCAGAAATGTGACAACCAAGAACTGCTTCTGCTGGAGTTCGAGAATTTAGACGCGCGCCTTCAAGATGAGTCGGgcagaggaggtggaggtCTTCTTTAG